Proteins found in one Sorghum bicolor cultivar BTx623 chromosome 1, Sorghum_bicolor_NCBIv3, whole genome shotgun sequence genomic segment:
- the LOC8065145 gene encoding putative E3 ubiquitin-protein ligase RING1a, giving the protein MPAQKRPPPPPSPPPSAAGSPPPASPPPPTAEPAEKKPKLEENGSAGGGAEANGNANDSGAKAAAAAAESEESESEDADAAKQEFVPVKLPDVRKEVQCPICLGIIRKTRTVMECLHRFCRECIDKSMRLGNNECPACRTHCASRRSLRDDPNYDALIAALYPDIDKYEEEELAFNEEENDRNKQIQASIAEAFRKQSEVIGRKSTAKATAAAFVRRSRRNIRPNGQNTYFRGRGRANSDDVALAGSEDEEDGNGENCSKEASSAEESSPEKKPKRLPKWPTPRSSPARGACNDEVASDEKDDVGISKENFSTSPLRAWGKNGTRSQTRHSSFSGSNGRMVKGGRMIKLVECLRNSDDNDGERDVHLCLLPLDGQTAPNLEKSYLCCGPTLSIKQLCQFVASQTSHKDEEVEMYALKPSYSNPVSTNPSGLDKARLAGEQRLSDLRSSFTFPNGVLELVYAIKVAN; this is encoded by the exons ATGCCCGCCCAGAAGCGCCCGCCCCCGCCACCCTCGCCGCCCCCCTCCGCCGCCGGCTCGCCCCCTCCCgcgtctccgccgccgccgacggccGAGCCCGCGGAGAAGAAGCCCAAGCTGGAGGAGAACGgcagcgccggcggcggcgccgaagCCAACGGCAACGCTAACG ATTCCGGCgcgaaggcggcggcggcggcggcggaatcGGAGGAGTCTGAGTCGGAGGACGCGGACGCCGCAAAGCAGGA GTTTGTACCAGTAAAATTGCCGGATGTACGCAAAGAAGTGCAGTGTCCCATATGCTTAG GCATCATCCGGAAGACTAGAACAGTTATGGAATGCCTGCACCGGTTCTGTAGAGAATGCATTGACAAATCCATGCGACTTGG GAACAATGAGTGCCCAGCATGCCGCACACATTGTGCCAGTCGGCGTTCTTTGAGAGATGATCCGAACTATGATGCCTTGATTGCAGCTCTATACCCAGATATTGACAAATATGAAGAAGAG GAGCTAGCGTTCAACGAAGAGGAGAATGACCGCAATAAGCAG ATTCAAGCATCCATTGCTGAGGCTTTTCGGAAACAATCAGAAGTTATTGGGCGGAAGTCTACTGCCAAAGCTACTGCTGCTGCATTTGTAAGAAGATCACGCCGTAACATTCGGCCTAATGGGCAGAATACCTATTTCCGTGGCCGAGGAAGAGCCAATTCTGATGATGTTGCTCTGGCCGGTTCTGAAGATGAAGAGGATGGAAACGGTGAAAACTGTAGCAAAGAGGCCTCATCTGCTGAGGAGAGTTCCCCAGAGAAAAAGCCGAAACGACTGCCAAAATGGCCAACGCCACGTTCTTCACCTGCCCGAGGAGCATGCAATGACGAGGTTGCTTCTGATGAAAAGGATGATGTAGGAATATCCAAGGAAAATTTTAGCACATCTCCTCTACGAGCATGGGGAAAGAATGGCACTCGCAGTCAGACTCGCCACAGTAGCTTCAGTGGTTCAAATGGTAGGATGGTCAAGGGTGGGCGCATGATCAAGTTGGTTGAGTGCTTACGAAATTCTGACGACAATGACGGCGAG CGTGATGTACATCTTTGTCTGCTTCCACTTGATGGACAAACGGCACCAAATCTGGAGAAGTCATATCTGTGTTGCGGCCCAACTCTCTCCATCAAACAACTTTGTCAG TTTGTTGCCAGTCAGacatctcacaaagatgaagaaGTTGAGATGTATGCGCTGAAGCCTTCTTACAGCAATCCTGTCAGCACTAACCCGTCTGGTCTCGACAAAGCAAGGCTAGCAGGGGAGCAACGCCTTTCAGACTTGCGCTCCTCATTCACATTTCCTAACGGTGTTCTG GAGCTGGTGTATGCCATAAAAGTGGCGAACTAG